From Novosphingobium decolorationis, one genomic window encodes:
- a CDS encoding NADP-dependent isocitrate dehydrogenase — MAKIKVVNPIVEMDGDEMTKIIWEWIRERLILPYLDIDLKYYDLSVTKRDETDDQITVDAANATKEYGVAVKCATITPDEARVEEFSLKKMWRSPNGTIRNILGGVVFREPIVISNVPRLVPGWTDPIVVGRHAFGDQYRATDTLIPGPGKLRLVFEGEDGQVIDKEVFDFPAPGVAMAMYNLDESIRDFARASFNYGLNLKWPVFLSTKNTIMKAYDGRFKDLFQEVFDTEGFAEKFKEAGITYEHRLIDDMVASALKWSGKFVWACKNYDGDVQSDTVAQGFGSLGLMTSVLMAPDGKTVEAEAAHGTVTRHYRQHQQGKATSTNPIASIFAWTRGLSYRGKFDNTPDVVAFAETLERVCIETVESGKMTKDLALLIGPDQSWMTTEQFFEAIVENLEKEMKAQGLG, encoded by the coding sequence ATGGCAAAAATCAAGGTAGTTAACCCCATCGTCGAAATGGACGGCGATGAGATGACCAAGATCATCTGGGAGTGGATCCGCGAACGCCTGATCCTTCCCTACCTCGACATCGATCTGAAGTACTACGATCTCTCGGTCACCAAGCGTGACGAGACCGACGACCAGATCACCGTCGACGCCGCCAACGCCACCAAGGAATACGGTGTCGCCGTCAAGTGCGCCACGATCACCCCGGACGAAGCCCGCGTCGAGGAATTCAGCCTCAAGAAGATGTGGCGTTCGCCCAACGGCACGATCCGCAACATCCTGGGCGGCGTTGTCTTCCGCGAGCCGATCGTCATCAGCAACGTGCCCCGCCTGGTTCCGGGCTGGACCGACCCCATCGTGGTCGGCCGTCACGCCTTCGGTGACCAGTACCGCGCCACCGACACGCTGATCCCGGGCCCGGGCAAGCTGCGCCTCGTGTTCGAAGGCGAAGACGGCCAGGTCATCGACAAGGAAGTGTTTGACTTCCCGGCTCCGGGCGTCGCCATGGCGATGTACAACCTCGACGAGTCGATCCGCGACTTCGCGCGCGCCTCGTTCAACTACGGCCTCAACCTCAAGTGGCCGGTGTTCCTGTCGACCAAGAACACGATCATGAAGGCCTACGACGGCCGCTTCAAGGATCTGTTCCAGGAAGTGTTCGACACCGAAGGCTTCGCCGAGAAGTTCAAGGAAGCCGGCATCACCTACGAGCACCGCCTGATCGACGACATGGTCGCCTCGGCGCTCAAGTGGTCGGGCAAGTTCGTCTGGGCCTGCAAGAACTACGACGGCGACGTGCAGTCGGACACGGTTGCGCAGGGCTTCGGCTCGCTGGGTCTCATGACCTCGGTTCTCATGGCGCCCGACGGCAAGACCGTTGAAGCCGAAGCTGCCCACGGCACCGTGACCCGTCACTACCGCCAGCACCAGCAGGGCAAGGCCACTTCGACCAACCCGATCGCGTCGATCTTCGCCTGGACCCGTGGCCTTTCCTACCGCGGCAAGTTCGACAACACCCCGGACGTCGTCGCTTTCGCCGAGACCCTCGAGCGCGTCTGCATCGAGACTGTCGAGAGCGGCAAGATGACCAAGGACCTCGCGCTCCTGATCGGTCCGGATCAGAGCTGGATGACCACCGAGCAGTTCTTCGAGGCGATCGTCGAGAACCTCGAGAAGGAAATGAAGGCCCAGGGCCTCGGCTAA
- a CDS encoding NUDIX hydrolase produces MRIRRAARLLVLDAQLRVLLLRFVFREGALRGGDFWATPGGGLEPGEDFAQAAMRELFEETGLAMPDPGREVARRTVRFVMPTGEPVQSEERYFLVRHDGAALSALHRTALEQGAIAGHRWCPRAELERLDEQVWPEDLAAMLVDAGVW; encoded by the coding sequence ATGCGAATCCGCCGTGCCGCCCGCTTGCTTGTACTCGACGCGCAGTTGCGCGTTTTGCTGCTGCGCTTCGTCTTTCGTGAGGGCGCTTTGCGCGGAGGCGATTTCTGGGCGACGCCGGGGGGCGGGCTCGAGCCGGGCGAGGACTTCGCGCAGGCGGCCATGCGCGAACTGTTCGAGGAGACCGGCCTTGCGATGCCCGATCCCGGGCGCGAGGTGGCGCGGCGCACGGTGCGCTTCGTCATGCCCACGGGCGAGCCGGTGCAAAGCGAAGAGCGCTACTTCCTGGTGCGCCACGACGGTGCGGCGCTGTCGGCGCTCCATCGCACCGCGCTGGAGCAGGGCGCCATAGCCGGGCACCGCTGGTGTCCTCGTGCCGAACTGGAGCGGCTGGACGAACAGGTCTGGCCCGAGGACCTTGCGGCCATGCTCGTCGATGCCGGAGTGTGGTGA
- the cpdR gene encoding cell cycle two-component system response regulator CpdR, producing MIRILLAEDDQAMRTYLARALENAGYDVVAVDRGTQALPHLESDSFDLLLSDIVMPEMDGIELAQRCAKIAPATKVMFITGFAAVSLRASREAPQAKVLSKPFHLRDIVLEVQRMFGLSEHAQI from the coding sequence ATGATCCGCATCCTCCTAGCCGAAGACGATCAGGCCATGCGCACCTACCTTGCACGCGCGCTGGAAAATGCCGGGTACGACGTCGTCGCGGTCGACCGAGGCACGCAAGCGCTGCCCCACCTCGAAAGCGACAGCTTCGACCTGCTCCTCTCAGACATCGTCATGCCCGAGATGGACGGCATCGAGTTGGCCCAGCGCTGCGCCAAGATCGCGCCCGCCACCAAGGTCATGTTCATTACCGGTTTTGCCGCCGTATCGCTGCGCGCGAGCCGCGAGGCGCCCCAGGCCAAGGTCCTCTCCAAGCCCTTCCACCTGCGCGATATCGTCTTGGAAGTGCAGCGAATGTTCGGTTTGAGCGAGCACGCGCAGATCTGA
- a CDS encoding N-formylglutamate amidohydrolase, whose amino-acid sequence MPGHAGRQPAYTLHGGGAGEMPILLAVPHAGRAYPEALLGDLREAGQASVRLEDRFVDILARGVAEATGVDLLLAHAPRAMIDLNRAPEDVDWGMVERMPGERVAGASRGVLSPRARSGLGLIPRRLPGIGELWRRSLRREEVEARIAQVHAPYHAALAQRLAEIRARWGVALLVDLHSMPPLQARPGQTSAEIVIGDRFGASCHGAVIAATFAHFARCGRAAAHNRPYAGGYVLDRHAAPRRGIHALQVEIDRTCYLDAQMRTPSAGVDVLVEQLAGLVRVQAAAVMELARPRGAEEGGEDWPLAAQ is encoded by the coding sequence GTGCCGGGGCATGCCGGGCGCCAGCCTGCCTACACGCTCCACGGCGGCGGTGCGGGGGAGATGCCGATCCTCTTGGCCGTGCCGCACGCGGGCAGGGCCTATCCCGAGGCGCTGCTGGGGGACCTGCGCGAAGCGGGGCAGGCCAGTGTGCGGCTGGAGGATCGCTTCGTCGATATTCTTGCGCGCGGCGTGGCCGAGGCAACCGGCGTCGACTTGCTCCTGGCCCACGCGCCGCGGGCGATGATCGATCTCAACCGCGCGCCCGAGGATGTCGACTGGGGCATGGTCGAACGCATGCCCGGCGAAAGGGTAGCGGGCGCATCGCGTGGAGTGCTTTCGCCGCGGGCGCGCAGTGGTCTTGGTCTCATTCCCCGGCGTCTGCCCGGTATTGGTGAATTGTGGCGCCGTTCGCTGCGCCGCGAGGAAGTCGAGGCCCGGATCGCGCAGGTCCATGCGCCCTACCACGCCGCGCTCGCGCAGCGTCTGGCGGAAATTCGCGCGCGCTGGGGCGTGGCGCTGCTGGTCGATCTGCATTCGATGCCGCCGCTCCAGGCCCGGCCCGGCCAGACCAGCGCCGAGATCGTGATCGGGGATCGCTTCGGGGCGAGTTGCCATGGCGCGGTCATCGCCGCGACCTTTGCCCATTTTGCCCGTTGCGGGCGCGCTGCAGCGCATAATCGGCCCTATGCCGGTGGCTATGTCCTCGACCGTCATGCTGCGCCCCGTCGCGGCATTCACGCGCTCCAGGTCGAGATTGACCGGACGTGCTATCTCGATGCGCAGATGCGCACGCCGAGCGCGGGCGTGGACGTTCTGGTGGAGCAGCTTGCAGGCCTGGTGCGGGTCCAGGCTGCGGCGGTCATGGAGCTGGCGCGCCCGCGCGGGGCTGAGGAGGGCGGCGAGGATTGGCCGCTCGCCGCGCAGTAG
- a CDS encoding SapC family protein: MATAPQNPSLPLFYKDLVPLNSQQHASWKTRSTDKATWLAGVNSIPLTVEEFPQAQRHFPIIFTGSDQPIPLALMGMNEGVNVFVEDDGTVPNPVYIPAYARRYPFMLARLRPDSEELSLCVDPSSDLIGEIEEGEALFADGQPTDTTKNMLKFCENFEMAGSKTGNFMAELKKHDLLMDGELNIDIGGGQPFNYRGFKMVDENKLREVRGDILRQWNQNGLLALIYAHLFSLDLVRDIFGRQMQQGKGPQAPAQAPAANA, translated from the coding sequence ATGGCCACTGCGCCACAGAATCCATCCCTTCCCTTGTTCTACAAGGATCTGGTGCCGCTCAATTCGCAGCAGCACGCAAGCTGGAAGACGCGTTCGACCGACAAGGCGACCTGGCTGGCCGGGGTAAACTCGATTCCCCTGACCGTCGAAGAGTTCCCGCAGGCGCAGCGCCACTTCCCGATCATCTTCACCGGCTCCGACCAGCCGATCCCGCTCGCGCTGATGGGCATGAACGAGGGCGTCAACGTCTTCGTCGAGGACGACGGCACGGTTCCCAACCCGGTCTACATCCCCGCTTACGCGCGTCGCTACCCCTTCATGCTCGCGCGCCTGCGTCCGGACAGCGAAGAGCTTTCGCTTTGCGTGGACCCCAGCAGCGACCTGATCGGCGAGATCGAGGAAGGCGAGGCCCTGTTCGCCGACGGCCAACCGACCGACACCACCAAGAACATGCTCAAGTTCTGCGAGAACTTCGAGATGGCGGGTTCGAAGACCGGCAACTTCATGGCCGAGCTCAAGAAGCACGACCTGCTCATGGACGGTGAGCTCAACATCGACATCGGCGGCGGCCAGCCCTTCAACTACCGCGGCTTCAAGATGGTCGACGAGAACAAGCTGCGCGAAGTGCGTGGCGACATCCTGCGCCAGTGGAACCAGAATGGCCTCCTCGCGCTGATCTACGCCCACCTCTTCTCGCTCGACCTGGTGCGCGACATCTTCGGCCGCCAGATGCAGCAGGGCAAGGGCCCGCAGGCCCCCGCGCAGGCTCCCGCCGCGAACGCCTGA
- a CDS encoding FAD-binding oxidoreductase, whose product MSTFDTFLAEADALLGPRGLTRDADLTAPWTTDWRGRFHGACLALASPADTAQLSALVKLCAAHRVALVPQGGNSGMSGGATPSPDGKQLLVSLRRMNTMGAIDVAEQRVTCGAGVVLQSLHEAAEALGLRFPLTLGGKGSATVGGLISTNAGGTQVLRHGSMRAMVLGIEAVLASGEVYSALTPLRKDNRGFDLKQLFIGAEGTLGIVTAATLQLAPAIGERVVIWAAAPSLGAARQLLHRCEETLPGAVEGFEVLPQPCLDHVLEYLPEARAPLATRAPWHVLIEAVAARDAPAGSDTDLRDQCEAALACALEDGVVLDATIAASEAQAEAFWTLRESVSPAERAQGPAVQHDISVPVADMPRFIETVSPQLEAEWPGTRAVAFGHLGDGNVHFHMIAPQGVDPATWYAGEAKAISARVHDLVTQWHGSISAEHGIGQLKRDELARLADPVALGLLRAVKSALDPQGLLNPGKLMN is encoded by the coding sequence ATGAGCACCTTCGACACCTTCCTCGCCGAGGCCGACGCCCTGCTTGGCCCGCGCGGCCTGACCCGCGATGCAGACCTGACCGCGCCCTGGACGACCGACTGGCGCGGCCGCTTTCACGGCGCCTGCCTTGCCCTCGCCTCGCCGGCTGACACAGCCCAGCTGAGCGCGCTCGTGAAGCTGTGCGCAGCGCATCGCGTGGCGCTCGTCCCCCAGGGCGGCAACAGCGGCATGTCGGGGGGCGCCACCCCCTCCCCCGATGGGAAACAGCTCCTCGTCTCGCTGCGCCGGATGAACACGATGGGCGCTATCGACGTCGCCGAGCAACGGGTTACCTGCGGAGCGGGTGTCGTGCTCCAGAGCCTGCACGAAGCCGCCGAGGCACTAGGCTTGCGCTTTCCCCTGACACTGGGCGGCAAGGGCTCGGCCACCGTAGGCGGGCTCATCTCGACCAACGCCGGCGGCACGCAAGTGCTGCGCCATGGCTCGATGCGCGCCATGGTGCTGGGGATCGAGGCGGTGCTGGCCAGCGGCGAGGTCTATTCGGCGCTGACGCCGCTGCGCAAGGACAACCGCGGTTTCGACCTCAAGCAGCTATTCATCGGCGCGGAAGGCACGCTGGGTATCGTCACGGCGGCAACACTGCAGCTTGCGCCCGCCATCGGTGAGCGGGTGGTGATCTGGGCGGCGGCTCCCTCGCTGGGTGCCGCGCGCCAACTTCTCCATCGCTGCGAGGAGACGCTCCCGGGTGCGGTCGAGGGTTTTGAGGTGCTGCCCCAGCCCTGCCTCGACCACGTGCTCGAATACCTTCCCGAGGCCCGCGCGCCATTGGCCACGCGCGCGCCCTGGCATGTGCTCATCGAAGCGGTCGCGGCGCGCGATGCGCCCGCAGGATCGGATACGGACTTGCGCGACCAGTGCGAAGCCGCGCTGGCGTGCGCGCTCGAGGACGGGGTGGTCCTTGATGCCACGATCGCGGCCAGCGAGGCCCAGGCCGAGGCGTTCTGGACCTTGCGCGAATCCGTCTCGCCCGCCGAGCGGGCCCAGGGGCCCGCCGTCCAGCACGACATCTCGGTGCCCGTGGCGGACATGCCCCGCTTCATCGAAACGGTCAGCCCCCAGCTCGAAGCCGAATGGCCCGGCACACGCGCGGTCGCCTTCGGGCACCTGGGCGATGGCAATGTCCACTTCCACATGATTGCCCCCCAAGGCGTCGATCCCGCCACCTGGTATGCGGGTGAGGCCAAGGCCATCAGCGCGCGCGTCCATGATCTGGTCACGCAGTGGCACGGTTCGATTTCGGCCGAGCACGGGATCGGCCAGCTCAAGCGCGACGAACTGGCCCGGCTGGCCGACCCGGTGGCACTCGGGCTGCTGCGCGCAGTCAAGTCCGCGCTCGATCCGCAAGGTCTCCTCAACCCGGGTAAGTTGATGAACTGA
- a CDS encoding DEAD/DEAH box helicase, whose protein sequence is MSFADLGLSDELLQAVEAAGYSEPTPIQAQAIPPVLMMKDLIGIAQTGTGKTASFVLPMIDVLAHGRRRALMPRSLILEPTRELAAQVADNFVKYGKNHDLRMALLIGGVQMGEQVKALQEGVDVLIATPGRLMDLFERGKILLTGCELLVIDEADRMLDMGFIPDIETICSKLPTNRQTLLFSATMPPVIKKLADRFLENPKYIEVARPASTNTNIAQFKVPVTARKKRETLREILRTDNVSTAIIFCNRKTTVRELAKNLKQNGFAAGEIHGDMDQSSRIAELDCFKSGEINILVASDVAARGLDVKGVSHVFNYDTPWHPDDYVHRIGRTGRGGASGRAFTLVTPDDAEAVENVEKLTGGVIPLFGEVADSAEAAPAGEKAEAAPAPRKRASRSKTSTRTAAAPAKAKPAPKAAAKPAPAPVVEETVETEAPAPKGRVPRRRAEPPVAAPALEAAGDWNGPIPDFLAVSAIS, encoded by the coding sequence ATGAGCTTTGCCGACCTCGGCCTGTCTGACGAATTGCTGCAAGCGGTGGAAGCCGCGGGCTACAGCGAACCGACCCCGATTCAGGCGCAGGCGATCCCGCCGGTCCTCATGATGAAGGACCTCATCGGGATTGCGCAGACCGGCACCGGCAAGACCGCCAGTTTCGTTCTCCCGATGATCGACGTGCTCGCGCATGGCCGCCGCCGTGCGCTGATGCCGCGTTCGCTGATCCTGGAGCCGACGCGCGAACTCGCCGCGCAGGTGGCGGACAACTTCGTCAAGTACGGCAAGAACCACGACCTGCGCATGGCGCTGCTGATCGGCGGCGTCCAGATGGGCGAACAGGTCAAGGCGCTGCAGGAAGGCGTGGACGTCCTGATCGCGACGCCGGGCCGCCTGATGGACCTGTTCGAGCGGGGCAAGATCCTGCTTACGGGTTGCGAACTGCTGGTCATCGACGAAGCCGACCGCATGCTCGACATGGGCTTCATCCCCGACATCGAGACGATCTGCTCGAAGCTGCCGACCAACCGCCAGACGCTGCTGTTCTCGGCAACGATGCCGCCGGTCATCAAGAAGCTGGCCGATCGCTTCCTCGAGAATCCCAAGTACATCGAAGTCGCCCGTCCGGCCTCGACCAACACCAACATCGCCCAGTTCAAGGTGCCGGTCACCGCGCGCAAGAAGCGCGAGACGCTGCGCGAGATCCTGCGCACCGACAACGTGTCGACCGCGATCATCTTCTGCAACCGCAAGACGACCGTGCGTGAACTGGCCAAGAACCTGAAGCAGAACGGTTTTGCTGCTGGCGAGATCCATGGCGACATGGACCAGTCCTCGCGCATCGCCGAGCTCGACTGCTTCAAGTCGGGTGAGATCAACATTCTCGTCGCCTCCGACGTCGCCGCACGCGGCCTCGACGTGAAGGGCGTGAGCCACGTCTTCAACTACGACACGCCCTGGCATCCGGACGATTACGTCCACCGCATTGGCCGCACCGGCCGTGGCGGCGCTTCGGGCCGGGCCTTCACCCTCGTGACCCCGGACGATGCCGAGGCCGTGGAGAACGTCGAGAAGCTGACCGGTGGGGTGATCCCGCTGTTCGGCGAGGTTGCGGACAGCGCAGAAGCCGCTCCCGCTGGCGAAAAGGCGGAAGCCGCGCCCGCGCCGCGCAAGCGCGCCAGCCGCTCGAAGACGTCCACCAGGACCGCTGCGGCTCCGGCCAAGGCGAAGCCCGCTCCCAAGGCGGCGGCCAAGCCCGCTCCGGCCCCCGTGGTCGAGGAGACGGTCGAGACTGAGGCTCCCGCTCCCAAGGGCCGCGTGCCGCGTCGCCGGGCCGAGCCTCCGGTAGCCGCGCCCGCGCTCGAAGCGGCGGGCGACTGGAACGGTCCGATCCCGGACTTCCTCGCGGTTTCCGCCATTTCCTGA
- a CDS encoding M20/M25/M40 family metallo-hydrolase produces MNTTTATTPSLDRRRLLGTSLLLPALGALSFPARALAADTPQGAILRQLEAGREADIARLREWIALPSIAAENRNMPDGAQMMARLAREAGVENVEVVPTDGFPGVFGVMDNGAETTLGLYFMYDVKQFDPAEWSSPPLEGHIIAKPGWGQALVGRGAINQKGPQATLLAGLHAMRRAGIRPPVNLVLVAEGEEEIGSPHFKQLATHPKVLPALKKCAGIFIPACWQGPDGEVSINLGAKGVVELELIASGEAWGRGPVGDIHSSNKASVDSPVWRLVQALQTLVTPDGNTAVIDGWFENVRPLTAREKELIALSAANTDEAKVKAMMGVTHWIDDLPFEAAIARQASQPTVNIEGLVAGYTGPGGKTILPGRAAAKLDLRLVPNQTRAEAERKLRAHLDAHGFPDVEMKVTGGYDPTEVAENARLIRAQKEAYAAMGVKANLFPRLAGSWPGAVFTAPPVSIPATQFGIGHGSGAHAPDEYFVIDSTNPKVAGMSRASLGFVELMYQLARTT; encoded by the coding sequence ATGAACACCACGACCGCGACCACGCCGTCGCTCGACCGCCGCCGCCTGCTGGGCACCTCACTGCTGCTGCCCGCGCTCGGCGCGCTGAGCTTTCCCGCGCGCGCGCTTGCCGCCGACACGCCGCAAGGCGCAATCCTGCGCCAGCTTGAGGCGGGCCGCGAGGCGGACATCGCCCGACTGCGCGAATGGATCGCACTGCCCTCGATCGCGGCGGAGAACCGCAACATGCCCGACGGCGCGCAGATGATGGCGCGCCTTGCCCGCGAGGCCGGGGTCGAGAACGTCGAAGTCGTGCCGACCGATGGATTTCCGGGCGTCTTCGGGGTCATGGACAACGGCGCCGAGACAACGCTTGGGCTCTACTTCATGTACGATGTGAAGCAGTTCGACCCGGCTGAGTGGTCCTCACCTCCGCTTGAGGGACATATCATCGCCAAGCCGGGCTGGGGCCAGGCGCTGGTCGGACGCGGGGCGATCAACCAGAAGGGCCCACAGGCAACGCTGCTCGCCGGGCTGCACGCGATGCGCCGGGCCGGGATCAGGCCGCCTGTAAATCTCGTCCTCGTCGCAGAAGGGGAGGAGGAAATCGGCTCGCCCCACTTCAAGCAGCTCGCCACCCATCCCAAGGTGCTTCCCGCGCTGAAGAAGTGCGCCGGGATCTTCATTCCCGCCTGCTGGCAGGGGCCCGATGGCGAAGTCTCGATCAACCTGGGTGCCAAGGGCGTGGTCGAACTCGAACTCATTGCAAGCGGCGAAGCCTGGGGCCGTGGTCCGGTCGGCGACATCCATTCCAGCAACAAGGCCAGCGTCGATTCGCCGGTCTGGCGCCTCGTTCAGGCGCTCCAGACGCTGGTGACGCCTGACGGGAATACCGCCGTCATCGACGGCTGGTTCGAGAACGTGCGCCCGCTCACCGCCCGCGAGAAGGAGCTGATCGCCCTGTCGGCGGCGAACACCGACGAGGCCAAGGTCAAGGCGATGATGGGGGTCACCCACTGGATTGATGACCTGCCCTTCGAGGCGGCCATCGCCCGCCAGGCGAGCCAGCCCACGGTCAACATCGAGGGGCTTGTCGCGGGGTACACCGGGCCCGGAGGCAAGACGATCCTGCCCGGGCGCGCGGCCGCCAAGCTGGACCTGCGCCTGGTCCCCAACCAGACCCGGGCCGAGGCCGAACGCAAGTTGCGCGCGCACCTCGACGCCCATGGTTTTCCCGATGTCGAGATGAAGGTGACCGGAGGCTACGATCCCACCGAAGTCGCTGAAAACGCCCGCCTGATCCGCGCCCAGAAAGAAGCCTATGCGGCGATGGGCGTGAAGGCGAACCTGTTCCCGCGCCTTGCTGGATCCTGGCCGGGCGCCGTCTTCACCGCGCCTCCGGTTTCCATTCCGGCAACACAGTTCGGCATCGGCCATGGCAGCGGCGCACATGCGCCTGACGAATATTTCGTGATCGATTCGACCAACCCCAAGGTCGCCGGGATGTCCCGTGCGAGCCTGGGCTTCGTCGAACTCATGTACCAGCTGGCACGCACCACCTGA
- a CDS encoding carboxylesterase/lipase family protein, with protein sequence MKIPMVMSALVLAGLSVAASAQGSAPTAKVETGTLAGVAQDGVLSWKGIPFAAPPTGDLRWRAPQPAKAWSGVRQATSYASDCMQKPFGGDAAPLGTPPAEDCLYANVWRPEKAEGKLPVLVWIYGGGFINGGASPATYSGAELAKKGVLVFSFNYRIGRFGFFAHPALTKADPDDGKLVNYGYMDQIAALEWVKRNIAAFGGDPDNVTIAGESAGGNSVDNLLTLPAAKGLFDKAVVMSGGNGKGFTKSSMETAHEAGVAFAKKKGITGTGPAALEKLRALSGEDVVDGLNLMALFAPQEGPVTYTLPVVDGVTAAPQRSNFESGDFAHVPVMIGATAADIGGVEGQMVAGARKLAKVIGDQGVPVYEYRFSYVADSVAAPGAQHATDIPFFFDTQSAKYGEETSVRDNAMGDAMSSYLVNFAKTGAPSTGWGLPAWKPYAEANGQIMDFATDGKVHFREDPWQAEIDAADM encoded by the coding sequence ATGAAAATTCCGATGGTTATGTCCGCTCTCGTGCTTGCGGGGCTGAGCGTTGCGGCCAGCGCGCAGGGGAGTGCTCCCACGGCCAAGGTCGAGACAGGTACTCTGGCCGGTGTGGCACAGGACGGGGTCCTGAGCTGGAAGGGCATTCCCTTCGCGGCCCCGCCGACGGGGGATCTGCGCTGGCGCGCGCCGCAGCCCGCCAAGGCCTGGTCGGGTGTGCGCCAGGCGACGAGTTATGCCTCGGACTGCATGCAGAAGCCCTTTGGCGGCGATGCCGCGCCGCTCGGCACGCCGCCTGCGGAGGACTGCCTTTACGCCAATGTCTGGCGCCCGGAGAAGGCCGAGGGCAAGCTGCCCGTCCTGGTGTGGATCTATGGTGGTGGCTTCATCAATGGCGGGGCTTCGCCCGCGACCTATTCGGGGGCGGAACTCGCGAAGAAGGGCGTGCTTGTCTTCAGCTTCAATTACCGCATCGGGCGCTTCGGCTTCTTCGCGCATCCCGCGCTGACCAAGGCCGATCCCGATGACGGCAAGCTGGTCAACTACGGCTACATGGACCAGATCGCCGCGCTCGAATGGGTGAAGCGCAACATTGCGGCCTTCGGCGGTGACCCGGACAACGTGACGATTGCGGGCGAGAGTGCGGGCGGAAACTCGGTCGACAACCTGTTGACGCTTCCCGCGGCCAAGGGCCTGTTCGACAAGGCGGTGGTCATGTCGGGTGGCAACGGCAAGGGCTTTACCAAGTCGAGCATGGAGACCGCGCACGAGGCTGGCGTGGCCTTTGCGAAGAAGAAGGGGATCACCGGCACGGGCCCCGCCGCTCTGGAAAAGCTGCGCGCGCTCTCGGGCGAGGACGTGGTCGATGGCCTCAACCTCATGGCGCTTTTTGCGCCGCAGGAAGGCCCTGTCACCTACACGCTGCCCGTCGTCGATGGTGTCACCGCCGCGCCCCAGCGTAGCAATTTCGAGAGCGGCGACTTCGCGCATGTCCCGGTGATGATCGGCGCGACGGCCGCCGACATCGGCGGGGTCGAGGGGCAGATGGTCGCGGGTGCGCGCAAGCTGGCCAAGGTCATCGGCGATCAGGGCGTGCCGGTCTACGAGTACCGCTTCTCCTATGTCGCCGATTCGGTGGCCGCGCCCGGAGCCCAGCACGCGACCGACATCCCCTTCTTCTTCGATACGCAGAGTGCGAAGTATGGGGAGGAGACAAGCGTGCGCGACAACGCGATGGGTGATGCGATGAGCAGCTATCTGGTCAATTTCGCCAAGACCGGCGCGCCGTCCACCGGCTGGGGCCTGCCGGCGTGGAAGCCCTATGCCGAGGCGAACGGCCAGATCATGGACTTCGCAACCGACGGCAAGGTCCACTTCCGCGAGGACCCCTGGCAGGCCGAGATCGACGCCGCGGACATGTGA